The following are encoded together in the Arcticibacterium luteifluviistationis genome:
- a CDS encoding Lrp/AsnC family transcriptional regulator — protein sequence MDNTDKEILKLLSQDGRKPYSEIAKFLGISNTMVHQRVSKMKQKGYLKGVEVVLDERKMGYEWSAFTGIELKEDSDSKAIIAALEKIPEVIECYYITGKYTLYIRIVARDSEHMRSVLYEKIDHIPGVLKTESLIDFGTAFKRGVPIV from the coding sequence ATGGACAACACAGATAAAGAAATACTCAAACTACTAAGCCAAGATGGTAGAAAGCCTTATTCAGAAATTGCCAAATTTTTAGGTATCTCGAACACCATGGTGCATCAGCGAGTGAGTAAGATGAAGCAAAAAGGTTATTTGAAAGGTGTGGAGGTAGTTTTGGATGAAAGAAAAATGGGCTACGAGTGGAGTGCCTTTACAGGTATAGAGCTTAAAGAAGATTCAGACTCGAAAGCTATTATAGCCGCTTTAGAAAAAATTCCGGAAGTGATAGAATGCTATTATATAACAGGAAAATATACTCTTTATATAAGAATAGTGGCAAGAGATAGTGAACACATGCGAAGTGTACTTTATGAGAAAATTGACCACATTCCCGGAGTGCTAAAAACAGAGTCTTTGATTGATTTCGGAACGGCCTTTAAGAGGGGAGTCCCTATAGTCTAA
- a CDS encoding cysteine desulfurase family protein — protein sequence MRETIYFDNAATTSLDPEVLEVMLPYFKEVYGNGSSIHGMGRKAKSAVENARKKVAEVLGTSPSELFFTSGGTEANNTVLRSAVESLGIKTIISSSVEHHAVLHPLEYMVSKGLVNLKLVRLDENGSVDYDDLEAILKENPNSLVSLMHGNNEIGNILDLKRVSRLCRENKALFHSDMVQTVGKLPVNLQKIDIDFISGSAHKFHGPKGVGFLYINANNRINPFLHGGAQERNMRGGTENVAGVAGLAHALELAVAARDKRKAYILGLKTHLKKELEASFEGMKFNGMSGDLDKSLYYILNASFPAHADNEMLLFSLDIEGICVSGGSACSSGTDIGSHVLEVLNIQDDRANVRFSFSEQNTMEEVDKTITVLKRILTK from the coding sequence ATGAGAGAAACAATATATTTTGACAATGCTGCCACTACCTCTTTAGACCCAGAGGTGTTAGAGGTAATGTTGCCTTATTTTAAAGAGGTTTATGGTAATGGTTCTTCTATTCACGGTATGGGTAGGAAAGCTAAATCTGCGGTAGAAAATGCCCGAAAAAAAGTGGCAGAAGTCTTAGGGACTTCACCTTCAGAACTTTTCTTTACTTCTGGTGGTACGGAGGCAAATAATACCGTGCTTAGAAGTGCGGTAGAAAGCCTTGGGATAAAAACAATTATATCTTCCAGTGTAGAGCATCATGCTGTCTTGCACCCTTTAGAATACATGGTGAGTAAAGGTCTTGTCAATTTGAAATTGGTAAGGCTTGATGAAAATGGCTCTGTAGACTATGATGATCTAGAAGCGATTCTAAAAGAGAATCCTAATTCATTGGTAAGCTTAATGCATGGCAATAATGAAATTGGGAATATTCTTGATTTAAAACGAGTTTCAAGGCTATGCCGAGAAAATAAAGCTCTGTTCCATTCGGATATGGTTCAAACGGTAGGTAAGCTTCCTGTCAATCTTCAAAAAATAGATATAGATTTTATTTCTGGTTCGGCACATAAATTTCATGGTCCTAAGGGTGTTGGCTTTTTATATATAAATGCAAATAATAGGATTAATCCTTTTCTGCATGGTGGTGCTCAGGAACGTAATATGCGTGGAGGTACAGAAAACGTGGCAGGTGTAGCTGGTTTGGCTCATGCTTTAGAGTTGGCTGTAGCAGCTAGAGATAAAAGGAAAGCTTATATTTTAGGATTAAAAACGCACCTTAAAAAAGAACTCGAAGCCTCTTTTGAAGGAATGAAGTTCAATGGCATGTCGGGCGATTTAGATAAAAGCCTTTACTATATATTAAATGCTAGTTTCCCTGCTCATGCAGATAATGAGATGCTTCTATTTAGTCTCGATATTGAAGGAATTTGTGTTTCTGGTGGCTCGGCTTGCAGTAGTGGTACAGACATTGGTTCTCATGTATTAGAGGTATTGAATATACAAGATGATAGGGCAAATGTTCGTTTCTCATTTAGTGAACAAAATACTATGGAAGAAGTTGACAAAACCATAACAGTATTGAAAAGGATTTTGACGAAATAG
- the ppk1 gene encoding polyphosphate kinase 1, whose protein sequence is MKQLLDYIKTVFMLDDAKATETITPVFVSKEDKQLESIANSPLLSRDLSWMTFNNRVLDQAKKADLSIFDKLKFMAITESNLDEFFTVRVGSLYNYLDYGKQRIDYSGLRETPFRAKLLALTSEFYQERNRLFREELEPEFLSNGFKIIGFEELNPAEKKKAVDFFENNIFPMLTPMVYDQTHAFPILLAKNLILGVVTNAKKRFYSSLDDEPRKLSFVQIPKNLPKFYTFEENDIIKFLPIERIIINQIQKLYRNVKIESVDVFRILRNGDFTLEESDDIEADFVDEIKQKIKERKVGRLVSISIEHEPSKWMMDVLKKRWEIDEANIFINTELMDYTRLWELIGHPEFKEELPQPKPAVPAFNFGRDKMHSIFDTLKDQDVLLHHPYNNFEPVLQLVERAAKDPKVLAIKLTIYRLAKNSRITAALLKAAENGKHVSALFEIKARFDEENNIKEAAKLQKAGCFVIYGIGGLKTHTKLMLIVRKEGDKVVQYAHMASGNYNEDTAKLYTDIGIMTSKPDYTKDISEFFNVITGHSIPTNYRNLITSPRDMRNTIIDMIRNEASNAKKGLPAGICIKINSLEDKETIEEFYAASQAGVKIELIVRGICCLKPGRKGLSENINVKSIVGHYLEHSRIFYFHNNGQPKVFGSSADAMVRSFDRRIESMFEIVDEGIKKKLILMLKNNLKDNVNSYDLLESGEYIKRDSSVEPFNIHEEFYHLKDEDIETASLEYLFQNKPEVELDREA, encoded by the coding sequence ATGAAACAGTTATTAGATTATATAAAGACGGTTTTTATGCTCGATGATGCCAAGGCTACAGAAACTATTACGCCAGTATTTGTTAGCAAAGAAGATAAGCAGCTAGAGAGCATAGCTAATTCACCTTTGCTTAGTAGAGATTTAAGCTGGATGACTTTTAATAATAGAGTGTTAGACCAAGCTAAAAAAGCAGACTTGTCTATTTTTGATAAGCTGAAATTTATGGCTATTACGGAGTCAAACCTTGATGAGTTTTTTACTGTAAGAGTAGGTAGCTTATATAACTACCTAGACTACGGAAAACAGCGAATTGATTATTCAGGCTTACGCGAAACGCCGTTTAGAGCAAAGCTTTTGGCTTTAACCAGTGAGTTTTATCAAGAAAGGAATAGGCTTTTTAGAGAAGAATTAGAGCCTGAGTTTCTCAGCAATGGCTTCAAAATTATCGGTTTTGAAGAGTTGAACCCTGCGGAAAAAAAGAAGGCGGTAGATTTTTTTGAGAATAATATTTTCCCAATGCTTACGCCTATGGTTTATGACCAGACGCACGCATTCCCAATTCTTTTAGCTAAAAATCTAATTTTAGGAGTGGTAACTAATGCCAAAAAGAGGTTTTATAGCAGTTTGGACGATGAGCCAAGAAAACTGTCTTTTGTTCAAATTCCGAAAAACTTACCTAAGTTTTACACTTTTGAAGAGAATGATATAATCAAGTTTTTGCCAATTGAAAGAATCATAATAAACCAAATTCAGAAACTTTATAGAAATGTAAAAATTGAGTCGGTAGACGTATTTAGAATCTTAAGAAATGGAGATTTCACTTTAGAAGAAAGCGACGATATCGAAGCTGACTTTGTGGATGAAATCAAGCAAAAAATTAAAGAAAGAAAAGTTGGTAGGTTAGTAAGTATATCGATTGAGCATGAGCCGTCAAAATGGATGATGGATGTGCTGAAAAAACGATGGGAAATAGATGAGGCTAATATCTTTATCAATACCGAACTTATGGACTATACCCGCCTTTGGGAGCTTATAGGCCATCCTGAGTTTAAAGAAGAACTGCCGCAACCAAAACCAGCAGTACCTGCCTTTAATTTTGGTAGAGATAAGATGCATAGCATTTTTGACACGCTAAAAGACCAGGATGTATTACTTCATCACCCGTATAATAATTTTGAGCCAGTACTTCAGCTGGTAGAAAGAGCCGCTAAAGATCCTAAGGTTTTGGCCATTAAGTTGACCATCTACAGGCTTGCCAAAAACTCTAGAATTACAGCGGCTTTATTGAAAGCTGCTGAAAACGGAAAACACGTTTCAGCTTTGTTTGAAATAAAGGCTCGTTTTGACGAAGAAAATAACATCAAGGAAGCAGCCAAGCTTCAAAAAGCAGGTTGTTTTGTGATTTATGGTATTGGAGGTTTAAAAACCCACACCAAGCTCATGTTGATAGTGAGGAAAGAAGGCGACAAGGTGGTGCAATATGCTCACATGGCATCTGGAAACTATAATGAGGATACCGCCAAGCTTTATACAGATATTGGTATAATGACATCAAAACCAGATTATACCAAAGATATTTCTGAGTTTTTTAATGTTATTACTGGACATTCTATCCCTACTAATTATCGTAATCTAATTACCTCACCAAGAGATATGCGAAACACGATAATTGATATGATTAGAAATGAAGCGTCAAATGCGAAGAAAGGTTTACCAGCAGGTATTTGTATCAAAATAAACTCTCTGGAAGATAAAGAAACCATTGAAGAGTTTTATGCAGCTTCGCAGGCAGGAGTTAAAATTGAGCTAATTGTTAGAGGGATTTGTTGTCTTAAACCTGGCAGAAAAGGTTTAAGTGAAAATATCAATGTCAAATCTATTGTAGGGCATTATTTGGAACACTCCCGTATTTTTTACTTCCATAATAATGGGCAGCCTAAGGTTTTTGGTAGTAGTGCGGATGCCATGGTAAGAAGTTTCGACAGACGTATAGAGTCTATGTTTGAAATAGTGGATGAAGGAATAAAGAAAAAGCTTATTCTGATGCTAAAAAACAACTTGAAAGACAATGTGAATTCTTATGATTTGCTTGAATCTGGGGAGTATATAAAGAGAGATTCTTCGGTAGAACCTTTCAATATTCATGAAGAGTTTTACCACCTAAAAGACGAAGATATAGAGACGGCAAGTTTGGAATACTTGTTTCAGAATAAACCTGAGGTGGAACTAGATAGAGAAGCCTAA
- a CDS encoding NupC/NupG family nucleoside CNT transporter, producing the protein MERFTGLLGIVVLLGIAFLMSNNKKKINIKLVLWGLGLQLSFALLILKTPIGLPFFKFFDVLIGKLLSYSDAGGDFLFKSFVSGIVDSPNVNFAIRVLPTVIFFSALVSLFYHLGIMQRVVKAIAWVVQKTMGTSGSETLSVAGSIFVGQTEAPLLVKPFIKGMTKSELMTIMVAGFATIAGGVMAIYVKMLEDIPGIAGHLMAASIMNAPAAVIVAKIMFPETEESETKNSLDINVETSSGNVVEAVGDGAVDGLKLAANIGAMLIAIVAIVAMLDGMLGYVNTSLAEILGVAFKPLAWTMGVPWSEATAVGGLLGEKIVLTELIAYADLRTIMADGQLSQRSSIIASYALCGFANFASIGIQLGGIGGIAPERKKDIAKLATKAMIGGAIASNLTACIAGILI; encoded by the coding sequence ATGGAACGTTTTACTGGCCTTTTAGGTATAGTTGTCTTGCTCGGAATTGCATTTTTGATGAGCAATAATAAGAAAAAAATCAATATTAAGCTGGTTCTGTGGGGTTTAGGCTTGCAGTTGAGTTTCGCTCTTTTAATACTTAAAACACCTATTGGTTTACCTTTCTTTAAATTCTTCGATGTACTAATAGGTAAGCTTTTATCCTATTCTGATGCTGGTGGTGATTTTCTTTTCAAATCTTTTGTAAGTGGGATTGTTGATTCACCAAACGTCAATTTTGCTATTCGAGTACTACCTACCGTTATCTTTTTCTCAGCATTGGTTTCATTATTTTACCATTTAGGGATAATGCAGCGTGTAGTAAAAGCTATTGCTTGGGTAGTGCAAAAAACTATGGGAACTAGTGGTTCAGAAACGCTTAGTGTGGCAGGCAGTATTTTCGTTGGTCAAACAGAGGCACCTCTTTTAGTGAAACCTTTTATAAAAGGAATGACAAAATCGGAGCTTATGACCATCATGGTAGCGGGTTTTGCTACTATAGCAGGTGGGGTTATGGCTATTTATGTGAAGATGTTGGAAGACATTCCGGGTATTGCAGGTCATTTAATGGCAGCATCCATTATGAATGCACCAGCGGCAGTGATTGTAGCTAAAATAATGTTCCCGGAAACGGAAGAGTCAGAGACTAAGAATTCTTTAGATATTAATGTGGAAACCAGTTCAGGAAACGTAGTAGAGGCTGTGGGTGATGGAGCAGTAGATGGTTTAAAGCTAGCTGCCAATATTGGAGCTATGCTTATTGCGATAGTGGCTATTGTAGCCATGTTAGACGGTATGCTAGGTTACGTAAATACTTCTTTGGCAGAAATTCTTGGCGTGGCATTTAAGCCTTTAGCGTGGACTATGGGTGTGCCTTGGTCTGAAGCTACTGCTGTTGGTGGGCTTTTGGGGGAGAAAATTGTTTTGACAGAGCTTATTGCCTACGCTGATTTGAGAACAATCATGGCTGATGGCCAACTTTCTCAGCGTTCTTCTATTATTGCTAGTTATGCACTTTGTGGCTTTGCCAATTTTGCTTCTATTGGAATTCAGTTAGGTGGTATTGGAGGTATTGCACCAGAGAGAAAGAAGGATATTGCTAAACTGGCTACCAAGGCTATGATAGGTGGTGCTATCGCATCAAACTTGACAGCTTGTATTGCAGGGATATTAATTTAA
- a CDS encoding serpin family protein, whose translation MKKTFFTILLGTILLMNSCTVNSPSPQGVDVTLDAEFSKRTTSFAFDFLKELEKEEVDETFFVSPLSLHMALGMLLNGADTQSKEELIKTLNLEGLDMDLINSSYLELVDKLPNVDPLVTNELANSLWQRNGFDVEDDFKAVLKEYFKAELYEENFDQGTLTKINQWASDNTNAKITKVLEEISADQVLFLMNALYFKGDWANQFDKDKTFEDSFNGKSGLVKVDMMANLDTFAYADMGSFKAVDLPYGNQKYGMRVLLPKENDVSALLNSLDEDVWKGIDEKMYVQKLDLKLPKFKMEYEIKLNDILKNMGMPSLFSNAADLSKITAPAGKIRVGFVKQNSFVAVDEEGTEAAAVTTIGIELTSVPSYPSFYVNKPFLFFIYEKGSGTIQFAGKILDIEK comes from the coding sequence ATGAAAAAGACTTTTTTTACCATACTCTTAGGTACCATTTTATTGATGAATAGCTGTACAGTAAATAGCCCCTCACCTCAGGGTGTCGATGTCACTTTAGATGCGGAATTTTCAAAAAGAACGACAAGCTTTGCGTTCGACTTTCTTAAAGAATTAGAGAAGGAAGAAGTGGACGAAACTTTCTTTGTGTCTCCTTTAAGCCTTCATATGGCATTAGGGATGCTTCTAAATGGAGCAGATACACAGTCAAAAGAAGAATTAATTAAAACGTTGAATCTGGAAGGTTTAGATATGGACCTTATCAATTCTAGTTACTTAGAGTTAGTTGATAAGCTTCCTAATGTAGACCCATTGGTAACAAATGAATTAGCTAATTCTCTTTGGCAGCGAAACGGTTTTGATGTCGAAGACGATTTTAAAGCTGTTTTAAAAGAGTATTTCAAAGCAGAACTTTACGAGGAAAACTTTGACCAAGGTACACTTACTAAAATAAATCAGTGGGCAAGTGATAATACCAATGCTAAGATTACAAAGGTATTAGAAGAGATATCAGCAGACCAGGTGCTTTTTTTAATGAATGCACTTTATTTTAAAGGAGATTGGGCAAATCAGTTTGATAAGGATAAAACCTTTGAAGACAGTTTTAATGGCAAGAGTGGTTTGGTAAAAGTAGACATGATGGCAAATCTTGACACTTTTGCTTATGCAGATATGGGAAGCTTTAAGGCTGTTGATTTACCTTATGGAAATCAGAAATATGGCATGCGAGTATTACTTCCTAAAGAAAACGATGTCTCGGCTTTGTTGAATAGCTTGGATGAAGATGTTTGGAAAGGAATTGATGAGAAGATGTATGTGCAAAAGTTAGATTTGAAGCTACCAAAGTTCAAAATGGAATACGAGATTAAGCTGAATGATATTTTGAAGAACATGGGCATGCCTTCATTGTTTTCTAATGCTGCAGATTTGTCAAAAATTACCGCACCAGCAGGTAAGATTAGAGTTGGTTTTGTGAAGCAAAATTCTTTTGTAGCTGTGGATGAAGAAGGTACAGAAGCTGCTGCCGTGACTACCATAGGGATAGAGCTTACATCTGTGCCGTCATACCCGTCTTTTTATGTCAATAAGCCTTTTCTGTTTTTCATTTATGAGAAAGGTTCTGGAACAATTCAATTTGCTGGTAAAATATTAGACATAGAGAAATGA
- the guaB gene encoding IMP dehydrogenase, with protein sequence MINSSKLLFEALTYDDVLLVPAYSEVLPRDTSTVTKLSRNISLNIPLLSAAMDTVTEFEMAVAVAQEGGMGIIHKNMSIAAQAEQVRKVKRSESGMIIDPITVKKGALLGDALKLMQDFKVGGIPVITEDNTLYGIVTNRDLRFQTDMYKPIESVMTKDNLITASLGASLEEAEQILMEYKIEKLPIVDKDYKLVGLITYKDILKKKDRPNAAKDSFGRLLVGAAVGVTADIEDRVAALVKAGVDCVSIDTAHGHSRGVIETLSRVKKAFPSIDVICGNIATGEAAKALVDAGADAIKVGVGPGSICTTRIIAGIGMPQLTAVYESAKAIAGSGVPIIADGGIRFSGDVVKAIAGGASSVMIGSLLAGTDEAPGEMVIFEGRKFKTYRGMGSVEAMEDGSKDRYFQDAEADVKKLVPEGIVGRVAYKGKAGEVLYQMAGGLKAGMGYVGASNIEELQEAKFVKITSSGMAESHPHDVQVTREAPNYSR encoded by the coding sequence ATGATAAACTCCTCCAAGCTTCTTTTCGAAGCACTTACCTACGACGATGTACTACTAGTTCCAGCTTATTCTGAGGTTCTTCCAAGGGATACCAGCACGGTAACTAAACTTTCAAGAAACATTTCTCTCAACATTCCTTTGCTTTCTGCAGCCATGGATACGGTTACAGAATTTGAGATGGCAGTGGCCGTAGCTCAAGAAGGGGGAATGGGAATTATTCACAAAAACATGAGCATAGCTGCCCAAGCTGAGCAAGTAAGAAAAGTGAAACGTTCTGAAAGTGGGATGATTATTGACCCAATTACTGTAAAGAAAGGAGCTCTTTTAGGAGATGCTCTTAAACTAATGCAGGATTTTAAAGTGGGTGGAATTCCTGTCATTACAGAAGACAATACCCTTTACGGGATTGTGACTAATAGAGATTTAAGATTCCAGACGGATATGTATAAGCCGATAGAATCTGTGATGACTAAGGATAACCTTATCACAGCGTCTTTAGGTGCTTCTTTAGAAGAGGCAGAGCAAATTTTGATGGAGTATAAGATTGAGAAACTTCCGATTGTAGACAAAGACTACAAATTGGTAGGACTTATTACTTATAAAGATATTCTAAAGAAAAAAGACAGACCTAACGCTGCCAAAGATAGTTTTGGAAGGTTATTAGTTGGTGCTGCCGTTGGTGTAACAGCGGATATTGAAGATAGAGTGGCTGCATTAGTTAAAGCTGGTGTAGACTGTGTGAGTATTGATACGGCTCACGGTCATTCAAGAGGTGTTATTGAAACACTTTCTAGAGTTAAGAAAGCTTTTCCTTCTATTGATGTTATTTGTGGAAATATAGCCACTGGTGAAGCTGCAAAAGCTTTGGTAGATGCAGGAGCTGACGCCATAAAGGTAGGTGTAGGCCCAGGAAGTATATGTACCACTAGAATTATTGCTGGAATAGGAATGCCGCAGCTAACGGCGGTTTATGAGTCTGCTAAGGCCATTGCTGGTTCTGGTGTGCCAATCATTGCTGATGGTGGAATAAGATTCTCTGGAGATGTGGTAAAAGCCATAGCCGGAGGAGCTAGTTCGGTTATGATAGGTTCGCTTTTGGCAGGAACGGATGAGGCTCCTGGTGAAATGGTAATTTTTGAAGGACGTAAGTTCAAAACATACCGTGGCATGGGCTCTGTAGAAGCTATGGAGGATGGTTCTAAGGACCGTTATTTCCAAGATGCCGAAGCCGATGTTAAGAAACTAGTACCTGAAGGAATAGTAGGTAGAGTAGCTTACAAAGGAAAAGCTGGCGAAGTGCTATACCAAATGGCTGGAGGATTAAAAGCAGGAATGGGTTATGTAGGAGCAAGTAATATAGAGGAATTGCAGGAAGCCAAATTTGTCAAAATTACTTCATCAGGAATGGCAGAGAGTCATCCACATGATGTACAAGTAACTAGAGAGGCTCCAAATTACTCGAGATAG
- a CDS encoding MFS transporter, which translates to MIAEQTKIFTPQYLLLCLSSFLFFASFNMLIPELPDYLSSMGGEDYKGLIIGVFTITAALSRPFSGKLTDKWGRIPVMVVGASVCVICGFIYPWANTIFFFLLLRLIHGFSTGFKPTGTAAFIADIVPVTRRGEAMGVYGFVTSTGMAFGPYLGSIVAAEFSLNTLFYTSSVFAFMSVAILFSMKETLPEEKREPFSFKLFKIKRTDIFHPDLWPVAITVFLTSFAFGTIITLTPDLSKIVGVDNKGLFFLIFTLASLFTRILGGKISDKKGRVNVLIFGAVVLVIAMGVTSITSHYYYFIAGGVLFGTSWGLISPSYQAWTIDLCSEETRGRAVATMYISLETGIGLGAVLPMFLYDNKPDQIGYAFQLCMFMAALAVVFLVWYKRKYKVA; encoded by the coding sequence ATGATAGCAGAACAGACTAAAATATTTACGCCCCAATACTTACTTCTTTGCTTGAGTTCGTTTTTGTTCTTTGCTAGCTTTAATATGCTTATTCCAGAGCTGCCAGATTACTTAAGTAGTATGGGAGGGGAAGACTATAAAGGCTTAATTATTGGTGTGTTTACTATCACGGCTGCTCTTTCCAGACCATTTAGTGGCAAGCTAACAGATAAATGGGGTAGAATACCAGTAATGGTGGTTGGAGCGTCGGTCTGTGTCATTTGTGGCTTTATTTACCCTTGGGCTAATACCATCTTTTTCTTTTTACTACTTAGATTAATTCATGGTTTTTCTACTGGTTTTAAACCTACTGGAACTGCTGCCTTTATTGCAGATATAGTACCTGTTACTAGAAGAGGTGAAGCCATGGGTGTTTACGGTTTTGTTACCAGTACCGGAATGGCCTTTGGTCCTTATTTGGGGAGTATAGTGGCTGCAGAGTTTTCTCTCAACACACTGTTTTATACATCTTCGGTTTTTGCATTTATGTCTGTGGCCATTCTTTTTTCAATGAAAGAAACGTTACCTGAAGAGAAAAGAGAGCCTTTCTCATTTAAGTTATTTAAAATAAAACGGACTGATATATTTCATCCTGACTTATGGCCAGTGGCGATTACAGTGTTTTTGACCTCCTTTGCTTTTGGAACCATTATTACGCTTACACCAGATTTAAGCAAAATTGTAGGTGTTGATAATAAAGGTCTTTTCTTTTTGATATTCACATTGGCATCCCTGTTTACAAGAATCTTGGGTGGCAAGATTTCCGATAAAAAAGGAAGGGTCAACGTGTTAATTTTTGGAGCTGTAGTTTTGGTGATAGCCATGGGGGTGACCTCCATAACTTCGCATTATTATTACTTTATAGCAGGAGGTGTTTTGTTTGGTACATCTTGGGGTTTGATTTCTCCTTCTTATCAAGCCTGGACCATCGATTTATGTTCCGAAGAAACGCGTGGCAGGGCAGTGGCCACCATGTATATTTCGTTAGAAACCGGTATAGGTCTAGGGGCAGTATTGCCAATGTTTTTATATGATAACAAGCCAGACCAAATAGGTTATGCTTTTCAGCTTTGTATGTTTATGGCTGCTTTGGCGGTGGTGTTTTTGGTTTGGTATAAAAGAAAATACAAAGTGGCTTAA
- a CDS encoding DinB family protein — protein sequence MNKIEIKKELEKAVDSVITDLDNLSKEEFYLQKNGKWSAAQNMAHLTLGAKVFRKALRAPKLALIFKFGINLKAQRNTEWIEETYGTSEFPAVTGFEPRMHENSSLEFEKEQFLKVHAELIQLLDNWTEWQLNTLRLPQLILGKLSIREMCLFFIFHIKHHQKAIRKSIDKV from the coding sequence ATGAACAAAATCGAAATTAAGAAGGAACTTGAAAAAGCGGTAGATTCAGTTATTACCGATTTAGACAATTTAAGCAAAGAAGAGTTTTACCTTCAGAAAAACGGTAAATGGTCTGCTGCACAAAACATGGCTCACTTAACGCTTGGTGCCAAAGTGTTCAGGAAAGCACTGCGAGCTCCTAAGCTTGCCTTAATTTTCAAATTTGGTATAAACTTAAAGGCTCAAAGAAACACTGAATGGATTGAGGAAACATACGGCACGTCAGAGTTCCCTGCGGTAACAGGCTTTGAACCTAGAATGCATGAAAACAGCTCTCTTGAGTTTGAAAAAGAACAATTTCTAAAAGTACATGCTGAGTTAATACAGCTATTAGATAATTGGACAGAATGGCAATTAAATACATTGCGTTTACCGCAGCTCATTCTTGGAAAATTATCGATTAGAGAAATGTGTCTTTTCTTCATTTTCCATATCAAGCATCATCAAAAAGCTATTAGAAAGTCAATAGACAAAGTTTAA
- a CDS encoding alpha/beta hydrolase family protein, producing MVYIEKQNISLLTSDGIELSATLLAPENPKALIQFNSATAVPKEFYRALATYFGEKKYACLLYDYRGVCDSQPKEGLKNCEYDLLDWGKKDMAAGISFLKNRYPDLPLFFISHSVGGQLIPFVPNIDEVNGMVCVATSSGYRGGMPLSKKLNSLLFFDIIAPIVHLLYGFSKLKFLGVMEDMPKNVTNTWKRWCKYPDYFYHPDNAKDIPELSNPKVFNFPITVITATDDDICTAQNVENLWRNVKTKTPVDFKWLKPEDFNLKGIGHFNFFRRRKLNTLWPIAFNQIEKYYEQNRN from the coding sequence TTGGTTTATATAGAAAAACAAAATATTAGCCTACTCACTTCTGATGGCATAGAGCTTTCGGCAACTTTACTAGCTCCTGAAAACCCTAAAGCTCTAATACAGTTTAATTCTGCCACAGCAGTACCAAAAGAATTTTACCGGGCTCTAGCAACTTACTTTGGTGAAAAGAAATACGCCTGTTTACTATACGACTACCGCGGTGTATGTGATTCTCAGCCAAAAGAAGGCCTTAAAAACTGTGAGTATGATTTACTAGATTGGGGTAAAAAAGACATGGCAGCTGGCATTAGTTTTCTGAAAAATAGATATCCAGATTTACCCCTATTTTTCATCTCTCATAGCGTGGGTGGCCAATTAATCCCTTTCGTCCCAAATATTGACGAGGTCAATGGGATGGTTTGTGTAGCTACCTCCTCAGGATATAGAGGCGGAATGCCCTTGAGCAAGAAATTAAATTCACTCCTATTCTTTGACATAATAGCACCTATTGTTCATTTGCTTTATGGTTTTTCAAAACTTAAATTTCTTGGAGTAATGGAAGATATGCCGAAGAATGTCACCAACACCTGGAAACGTTGGTGTAAATACCCAGACTACTTCTATCATCCTGACAATGCTAAAGACATTCCTGAACTAAGCAATCCTAAAGTTTTTAATTTCCCTATAACAGTTATCACAGCTACAGATGATGATATATGCACAGCTCAAAATGTAGAAAACTTATGGAGAAATGTCAAAACCAAAACACCCGTTGATTTTAAATGGCTTAAACCTGAAGACTTTAATTTAAAAGGTATCGGACATTTTAACTTTTTCCGTAGAAGAAAGCTAAACACGCTTTGGCCTATAGCCTTTAATCAAATTGAGAAGTATTATGAACAAAATCGAAATTAA